The Rhodoferax sediminis genome has a segment encoding these proteins:
- a CDS encoding nitrate reductase subunit alpha gives MSHFLDRLNYFSNPKETFSGDHGVTTGEDRTWEDAYRNRWAHDKIVRSTHGVNCTGSCSWKIYVKGGIVTWETQQTDYPRTRWDMPNHEPRGCSRGASYSWYLYSANRVKYPMVRGRLLKSWREARIAHDPVDAWASIVQSDAKRRDYQSVRGLGGFVRSTWDEVNEIVAASNVYTIKKHGPDRIVGFSPIPAMSMISYASGSRYLSLIGGVNLSFYDWYCDLPPSSPQVWGEQTDVPESADWYNSTFIMAWGSNVPQTRTPDAHFFTEVRYKGAKIISITPDYSEVAKLADLWLHPKQGTDAAVAMAMGHVILKEFYFDKRSAYFDNYARRYTDLPMLVMLKEHTTAAGDKIMVPDRYVRASDFNGKLGQANNPEWKTVAFDEVGKVVLPNGAIGFRWGPEGRADEGQWNLEAKEARHGNEVKLKLSLLEGDKLGTTTAQVGFPYFGNVENPHYTNNPGDDITVRTVPAHLISLGKEGDKREVLVTTVFDLLAANYGIARGLPGEHAARSYDDNAPYTPAWQEQITGVPREQVITVARQFADNAEKTQGKSMIIIGAGMNHWYNCDMNYRGIINMLMMCGCIGKSGGGWAHYVGQEKLRPQTGWTALAFALDWIRPPRQMNSTSFFYAHTDQWRYEKLGLEEVLSPLADKKTFGGSMIDYNVRAERMGWLPSAPQLQTNPLQVVRDAQAAGVDPRDYAVKGLKDGSLKMSCTDPDHPDNWPRNMFVWRSNILGSSGKGHEYFLKHLLGTTHGVQGKDLGADQAKPTEVVWHDKAPEGKLDLLVTLDFRMSTTCLYSDIVLPTATWYEKNDLNTSDMHPFIHPLSTAVDPAWQSRSDWEIYKGFARKFSEICVGHLGVERELVLTPLMHDSPSELAQPFEVKDWKRGECDLIPGKTAPNLQVVERDYPNVYKRFTALGPLMGKVGNGGKGIGWNTQTEVRQLGELSGLVTAEGATCGMPKIDTDIDACETVLMLAPETNGHVAVKAWAALSKQTGIDHTHLALHREDEKIRFRDIQAQPRKIISSPTWSGIESETVSYNAGYTNVHELIPWRTLTGRQQFYLDHPWMIAFGEGLASYRPPVDLKTTAGMQGIKPNGNPEIALSFITPHQKWGIHSTYTDNLLMLTLSRGGPCVWISEDDAKRIGIVDNDWIELFNVNGALTARAVVSQRVLPGMVMMYHAQEKIINTPGSEITGARGGIHNSVTRIVLKPTHMIGGYAQFSYGFNYYGTIGTNRDEFVLVRKMAKVDWLDTPAPATPATA, from the coding sequence ATGAGCCACTTTCTCGATCGACTGAACTATTTCTCCAACCCCAAAGAAACATTTTCCGGGGATCATGGGGTGACCACCGGAGAAGACCGGACCTGGGAAGATGCTTACCGCAACCGCTGGGCGCACGACAAGATCGTGCGTTCCACGCACGGCGTCAATTGCACAGGTTCGTGCTCCTGGAAGATTTACGTCAAGGGCGGCATCGTCACCTGGGAAACGCAGCAAACCGACTATCCGCGCACGCGCTGGGACATGCCCAATCACGAGCCGCGCGGCTGCTCGCGCGGCGCCAGCTACAGCTGGTATCTGTATAGCGCGAACCGCGTCAAGTACCCCATGGTGCGCGGCCGGCTACTCAAGTCCTGGCGCGAAGCACGCATCGCGCACGACCCGGTTGACGCGTGGGCCAGCATTGTCCAGTCCGACGCCAAACGGCGCGACTACCAGAGCGTGCGCGGGCTCGGCGGCTTTGTGCGCTCCACTTGGGACGAGGTCAACGAGATCGTCGCGGCCTCCAACGTCTACACCATCAAGAAGCACGGGCCTGACCGCATTGTCGGGTTCTCGCCGATTCCCGCGATGTCGATGATCAGCTACGCCTCGGGCAGCCGCTATTTGTCGCTGATCGGCGGCGTGAACCTGAGCTTTTACGACTGGTACTGCGATCTGCCGCCCAGCAGCCCGCAGGTGTGGGGGGAACAGACCGACGTGCCCGAGTCGGCCGACTGGTACAACTCCACCTTCATCATGGCCTGGGGCTCCAATGTGCCGCAGACGCGCACGCCCGACGCGCACTTCTTCACGGAGGTGCGTTACAAGGGCGCCAAAATTATTTCGATCACGCCCGACTACTCCGAGGTCGCGAAGCTGGCAGACCTGTGGCTGCATCCCAAGCAGGGCACCGACGCAGCCGTCGCCATGGCCATGGGCCACGTGATCCTGAAGGAGTTCTACTTCGACAAGCGCAGTGCGTACTTCGACAATTACGCACGGCGCTATACCGATCTGCCGATGCTGGTGATGCTCAAAGAGCACACGACTGCCGCCGGCGACAAGATCATGGTGCCGGATCGCTATGTACGCGCCTCGGACTTCAACGGCAAGCTGGGCCAGGCCAACAACCCTGAATGGAAGACCGTTGCCTTCGATGAAGTGGGCAAGGTCGTGCTGCCGAATGGAGCGATTGGCTTTCGCTGGGGTCCCGAAGGCCGGGCCGATGAAGGCCAGTGGAATCTGGAAGCCAAGGAAGCGCGCCACGGCAACGAGGTGAAACTCAAACTGTCGCTGCTGGAGGGCGACAAACTGGGCACCACCACGGCCCAGGTTGGTTTTCCGTATTTCGGCAACGTCGAAAATCCGCATTACACCAACAACCCGGGCGATGACATTACCGTGCGCACCGTGCCGGCCCATCTGATTTCGCTCGGCAAGGAGGGCGACAAGCGCGAGGTCCTCGTGACCACCGTGTTCGACCTGCTGGCGGCCAATTATGGTATCGCGCGGGGACTGCCTGGCGAGCACGCCGCGCGAAGCTATGACGATAACGCGCCCTACACACCAGCCTGGCAGGAGCAAATCACGGGGGTGCCGCGCGAGCAGGTCATCACGGTGGCACGGCAGTTTGCCGATAACGCGGAAAAAACCCAGGGCAAGTCGATGATCATCATCGGCGCGGGCATGAACCACTGGTACAACTGCGACATGAACTACCGCGGCATCATCAACATGCTGATGATGTGCGGTTGCATCGGCAAGAGCGGTGGTGGCTGGGCCCACTATGTGGGCCAGGAGAAGCTGCGGCCACAGACCGGCTGGACAGCCCTCGCCTTTGCGCTCGACTGGATCCGCCCGCCGCGCCAGATGAATTCCACCAGTTTTTTCTACGCGCATACCGACCAGTGGCGCTACGAAAAACTCGGCCTGGAAGAAGTACTGTCGCCACTGGCCGACAAGAAAACATTTGGCGGCAGCATGATCGACTACAACGTGCGCGCCGAGCGCATGGGGTGGCTGCCATCGGCACCGCAGCTGCAAACCAACCCGCTGCAGGTCGTGCGCGATGCACAGGCCGCAGGCGTCGATCCCAGGGACTACGCGGTCAAGGGTCTGAAGGACGGCTCCTTGAAGATGAGTTGCACCGACCCCGATCACCCCGACAACTGGCCGCGCAACATGTTCGTGTGGCGCTCCAACATCCTGGGTTCGTCCGGCAAGGGACACGAGTACTTCCTCAAGCATCTGCTCGGCACGACCCACGGCGTGCAGGGAAAAGATCTGGGTGCGGACCAGGCCAAGCCCACCGAAGTGGTGTGGCACGACAAGGCCCCGGAAGGCAAACTCGACCTGCTCGTCACGCTGGACTTTCGCATGAGCACCACCTGCCTGTACAGCGACATTGTGTTGCCCACCGCCACCTGGTACGAGAAAAACGATCTCAACACCAGCGACATGCACCCCTTCATCCATCCGCTGTCCACCGCCGTGGATCCGGCCTGGCAGTCGAGGAGCGACTGGGAAATCTACAAGGGCTTCGCCAGGAAGTTCAGCGAGATCTGTGTGGGACACCTGGGGGTGGAACGCGAGCTGGTACTCACACCCTTGATGCACGACAGCCCGTCCGAGCTGGCCCAACCCTTCGAGGTGAAGGACTGGAAGCGCGGCGAATGCGATTTGATTCCGGGCAAGACGGCCCCGAACCTTCAGGTGGTCGAGCGCGACTACCCCAACGTCTACAAGCGCTTCACGGCGTTGGGTCCCCTGATGGGCAAGGTCGGCAACGGCGGCAAGGGTATCGGCTGGAACACCCAGACGGAGGTCAGGCAGCTCGGCGAACTCAGCGGCCTGGTCACGGCGGAAGGTGCCACCTGCGGCATGCCGAAGATCGACACCGACATCGACGCTTGCGAGACCGTGTTGATGCTGGCGCCGGAGACCAATGGCCATGTGGCCGTCAAGGCCTGGGCCGCCCTGAGCAAGCAGACCGGGATTGACCACACCCACCTGGCGCTGCACCGCGAGGATGAGAAAATCCGCTTCCGCGACATCCAGGCGCAACCCCGCAAGATCATCAGCTCGCCGACCTGGAGCGGCATCGAATCCGAGACCGTTTCGTACAACGCGGGCTACACCAATGTGCACGAGCTGATTCCCTGGCGCACCTTGACCGGGCGCCAGCAGTTCTATCTCGACCACCCCTGGATGATTGCGTTCGGCGAAGGCCTGGCGAGCTACCGCCCGCCGGTGGACTTGAAGACGACCGCTGGCATGCAGGGCATCAAGCCCAACGGCAATCCCGAGATTGCGCTGAGCTTCATCACGCCGCACCAGAAGTGGGGGATTCACTCCACCTACACCGACAACCTGCTGATGCTCACGCTCAGCCGCGGCGGGCCCTGTGTGTGGATCAGCGAAGACGACGCGAAACGCATCGGGATCGTGGACAACGACTGGATCGAACTGTTCAACGTCAATGGCGCGCTCACGGCCCGTGCCGTCGTGAGCCAGCGGGTGCTGCCCGGCATGGTCATGATGTATCACGCCCAGGAGAAAATTATCAACACACCGGGCTCGGAGATCACCGGGGCGCGCGGCGGTATTCACAATTCGGTGACACGGATCGTGCTCAAGCCGACGCACATGATCGGCGGCTACGCGCAGTTCAGCTACGGCTTCAACTACTACGGCACGATCGGCACCAATCGCGACGAATTCGTGCTGGTTCGCAAAATGGCCAAGGTCGACTGGCTGGATACACCCGCCCCTGCGACGCCCGCGACCGCCTGA
- the narJ gene encoding nitrate reductase molybdenum cofactor assembly chaperone produces MAIHNTSLTLRVLAGLLSYPGAELHAHLAAMRDVLHNERAIGVDRLVELDALIDSLIQADAMNSEAAYVELFDRGHSTSLHLFEHVHGDSRDRGPAMIDLAQTYEKAGLYLAPDELPDYLPAVLEFVSTQPPKEARAFLAEMAHIFNTLFGALQQRQSAYASVLGALLELAGEKAQPVKQAPEESLDASWVEPLAFDGCSSQGQAKPGQPQPIHIVRAEPGRSMPKTASGQGASV; encoded by the coding sequence ATGGCCATCCACAATACAAGTTTGACCCTGCGCGTCCTTGCCGGATTGTTGTCGTACCCGGGCGCGGAACTGCACGCACACCTGGCCGCCATGCGCGACGTGTTGCACAACGAGCGCGCCATCGGCGTCGACCGGCTTGTTGAACTCGACGCCCTGATCGACTCGCTGATTCAGGCAGACGCCATGAACTCGGAAGCCGCCTATGTGGAATTGTTCGATCGCGGGCATTCCACCTCGCTGCATCTTTTCGAGCACGTTCACGGCGATTCACGAGACCGCGGTCCGGCCATGATCGATCTGGCGCAGACCTATGAAAAGGCCGGCCTGTACCTGGCGCCCGACGAACTGCCCGACTATCTGCCCGCGGTGCTGGAGTTTGTCTCGACCCAGCCACCGAAGGAAGCCCGGGCCTTTCTGGCCGAGATGGCGCACATTTTCAACACCTTGTTTGGCGCCCTTCAGCAACGCCAGAGCGCTTATGCCAGCGTCCTTGGCGCCTTGCTGGAGCTGGCGGGTGAAAAGGCCCAGCCGGTCAAGCAGGCGCCGGAGGAGTCACTGGATGCCAGTTGGGTCGAGCCCCTGGCGTTCGATGGCTGCTCGTCGCAGGGACAGGCCAAACCCGGCCAACCGCAACCCATTCACATTGTCAGAGCGGAGCCCGGCCGCTCCATGCCCAAGACCGCTTCCGGGCAAGGAGCCTCCGTATGA
- the narI gene encoding respiratory nitrate reductase subunit gamma, which yields MNALDTFLFGYYPYICLTVFLLGSLLRFDRDQYTWKSDSSQLLRTGQLRWGSNLFHIGVLFLFFGHFFGMLTPHVVYEHFIGAGAKQLTAMVSGGIAGVLGFIGLTILLHRRLADPRIRATSKTSDITIVVLLWLQLALGLATIPLSAQHLDGSMMLLLAEWAQRIVTFRTGAVELLAGASWVFKVHMFLGMTIFLIFPFTRLVHVWSGFASITYLVRPYQVVRSRRLNVPKDQNLPRQPGAGV from the coding sequence ATGAACGCCCTCGACACCTTCCTGTTTGGCTACTACCCGTACATCTGCCTGACCGTCTTTCTGCTTGGCAGTCTGCTGCGTTTTGACCGTGACCAGTACACGTGGAAAAGCGACTCGTCGCAGCTCCTGCGCACCGGGCAACTGCGCTGGGGCAGCAACCTTTTCCACATCGGTGTGCTGTTCCTGTTCTTCGGCCACTTCTTTGGCATGCTGACCCCCCACGTCGTGTACGAGCACTTCATCGGCGCCGGCGCCAAGCAATTGACGGCCATGGTCAGCGGCGGCATCGCCGGAGTACTCGGCTTCATTGGCCTGACGATCCTGCTGCATCGCCGCCTGGCCGACCCGCGCATCCGGGCCACTTCGAAAACCAGCGACATCACGATCGTCGTCTTGCTCTGGCTCCAGCTCGCGCTCGGATTGGCCACGATTCCACTCTCGGCCCAACACCTGGATGGCAGCATGATGCTGCTTCTGGCCGAGTGGGCGCAACGCATCGTGACCTTCCGCACCGGCGCCGTTGAACTTCTTGCCGGTGCGAGCTGGGTGTTCAAGGTCCACATGTTCCTGGGCATGACCATTTTCCTGATCTTTCCGTTCACCCGACTGGTGCACGTGTGGAGCGGATTTGCATCGATCACTTATCTCGTCCGTCCATATCAGGTGGTGCGCAGCCGCAGGCTGAACGTCCCCAAGGACCAGAACCTGCCACGCCAGCCCGGCGCCGGCGTATAA
- a CDS encoding peptidylprolyl isomerase, protein MPTDTLTSHASNIAVAYVNGVALNRPDEMVAPDELRQRGCTELLRQAAQAAGLLADDDAPSFDGVISELAAQAIDSLIEQQLKVPDPSEEACRRHHAANQGTYRTGEKVRVRHILFAVTPGVDVVALRKRAEAALLDVRCHNGDMDHFAGTARELSNCPSGAEGGDLGWLSASDCAPEFARELFGHIEVGVLPRLVHSRFGLHVVEVLERESGTAQPFESVRGAVTMSLRQQAYVTALRQYLRLLAGAARLEGIDLDAADTPLVQ, encoded by the coding sequence ATGCCGACCGACACACTGACATCTCACGCCTCCAACATTGCCGTGGCCTACGTCAATGGCGTGGCCCTGAACCGCCCCGACGAAATGGTCGCGCCCGACGAACTGCGCCAGCGCGGTTGTACTGAACTGTTGCGCCAGGCCGCACAAGCCGCCGGACTCCTCGCCGACGACGATGCACCATCCTTTGACGGCGTTATCAGCGAATTGGCGGCACAGGCCATTGACAGCCTGATCGAGCAGCAACTGAAGGTGCCTGACCCGTCTGAGGAGGCCTGTCGGCGTCATCACGCTGCGAATCAGGGCACCTACCGCACGGGCGAAAAGGTGCGCGTGCGGCACATCCTGTTTGCGGTGACGCCGGGCGTTGATGTTGTGGCACTGCGCAAACGCGCGGAAGCCGCATTGCTCGACGTACGCTGCCACAACGGCGATATGGATCACTTTGCGGGCACAGCCCGCGAGTTGTCCAACTGCCCCAGTGGGGCCGAGGGTGGCGACCTGGGCTGGCTGAGTGCCAGCGACTGCGCCCCCGAATTCGCCCGTGAATTATTCGGCCACATCGAAGTGGGTGTGTTGCCACGTCTGGTGCACAGCCGCTTCGGACTGCACGTTGTGGAAGTGCTGGAACGCGAGTCCGGCACTGCGCAGCCGTTTGAGTCGGTACGCGGCGCGGTGACGATGTCGCTGCGACAACAGGCGTATGTCACCGCACTGCGTCAGTACCTGCGCCTGCTGGCCGGTGCGGCCCGTCTTGAAGGCATCGACCTCGACGCGGCCGACACGCCTCTGGTCCAGTAA
- a CDS encoding ribonucleotide reductase subunit alpha → MMISSFDDLLLATRQQVEPQRLLFVFSGADLPDDATPEQHSRFQSGMGGALTPLMCVDKMPEELDTFSALVEESREFGHEWAIVFVAALAGSGGLAPTSEDAEVPLQRMVESIKAGLLGSFIPFDRQGQPVILS, encoded by the coding sequence ATGATGATTTCGAGCTTTGACGACTTGTTGCTGGCGACCCGACAGCAGGTCGAGCCGCAGCGCTTGCTGTTTGTATTCTCGGGTGCTGACCTGCCGGATGACGCCACACCAGAACAACATTCCCGCTTTCAGTCGGGAATGGGGGGCGCATTGACGCCGCTCATGTGTGTGGACAAGATGCCGGAAGAACTGGATACGTTTTCCGCACTGGTCGAGGAGTCGCGCGAGTTCGGACATGAATGGGCCATTGTGTTTGTCGCTGCGTTGGCAGGAAGCGGTGGACTGGCACCGACCAGCGAGGATGCGGAGGTGCCTTTGCAGCGCATGGTGGAATCCATCAAGGCCGGTTTGCTGGGATCCTTTATCCCGTTCGACCGCCAGGGACAGCCTGTGATACTGAGCTGA
- a CDS encoding sulfite exporter TauE/SafE family protein, translating into MQTSLAVTALLMGLVGGPHCLAMCGAACAGLGQAAGARPSLAMGAFQLGRLLGYSALGAVAAASLQGVGWLSTQSAALRPAWTLFHVAAVVMGLALLWRARQPVWLEAPARKVWSKVRAVNAAWGHGGPLAIGALWTFLPCGLLYSALLVAALTSRPLEGAAVMALFALGSSVSLMTGPWLLLHLRGDGSGRWGVRVAGMALAASSGWALWMGFAHNTAPWCLTS; encoded by the coding sequence ATGCAAACCTCGCTTGCCGTGACCGCATTGCTGATGGGCCTGGTGGGCGGACCGCACTGCCTTGCCATGTGCGGTGCCGCCTGCGCGGGCCTTGGGCAGGCGGCCGGTGCGCGCCCATCCCTCGCCATGGGAGCATTCCAGCTGGGGCGGCTGTTGGGCTACTCCGCACTGGGTGCGGTTGCAGCCGCTTCGCTGCAGGGGGTTGGCTGGCTGAGTACCCAATCTGCAGCGCTGCGACCGGCCTGGACGCTCTTTCATGTGGCGGCCGTCGTGATGGGACTGGCCTTGCTGTGGCGGGCCCGCCAGCCGGTCTGGCTGGAGGCGCCTGCCCGCAAGGTCTGGAGCAAGGTCAGGGCAGTCAACGCAGCGTGGGGGCACGGCGGCCCCTTGGCGATCGGCGCGCTATGGACGTTCCTGCCGTGCGGCCTGCTTTATTCGGCGTTGCTGGTGGCCGCATTGACCAGCCGCCCGCTGGAAGGCGCAGCGGTCATGGCGCTTTTTGCGCTCGGCAGCAGCGTCTCACTCATGACCGGCCCCTGGCTGCTGCTGCACCTGCGTGGCGATGGCTCGGGCCGCTGGGGCGTCCGTGTGGCGGGCATGGCGCTGGCGGCCAGCTCGGGCTGGGCATTGTGGATGGGCTTTGCGCATAATACGGCGCCATGGTGTCTCACCTCCTGA
- the hemN gene encoding oxygen-independent coproporphyrinogen III oxidase, producing the protein MNVVSPELLAQFDVPGPRYTSYPTADRFVEAFTVDDYELALKQRRNGGAAMALPLSIYVHIPFCESLCYYCACNKIITKHHERSAPYLRYLSREIDLHTAQLGGGQVVSQLHLGGGTPTFLNDAELRELMVMLRRSFSLAPGGEYSIEIDPRTVNASRLATLAELGFNRLSFGVQDFDPAVQKAVHRVQPAEQVFALVEAARQQGFESVNVDLIYGLPQQTPESFDRTLAQVVELRPDRIALYAYAHLPERFKPQRRIVTADLPAGAAKVEMLSRSISAFLDAGYVYVGMDHFALPNDALAVAKRQGRLHRNFQGYSTQPDCDLIALGVSAIGRIGATYSQNAKTLNEYYDHLDQGRLPIVRGLALNRDDLVRRAVIMALMCQGELQFEPIELAFLLDFRRYFAAELEALRALEEQGLVVFGDAGLQVTARGWFFVRAVAMVFDRYLQADRNRARYSRII; encoded by the coding sequence ATGAATGTTGTTTCGCCCGAGCTGCTTGCCCAATTTGATGTGCCGGGGCCGCGCTACACCTCATATCCGACAGCAGATCGCTTTGTCGAGGCGTTCACCGTAGACGACTACGAGCTGGCACTCAAGCAGCGCCGCAACGGGGGCGCCGCGATGGCGTTGCCGCTATCGATTTATGTGCATATCCCGTTTTGCGAGTCACTGTGTTACTACTGTGCCTGCAACAAGATTATTACAAAACACCACGAGCGATCAGCACCCTATCTGCGTTACCTGAGTCGTGAAATCGATCTTCATACGGCGCAGTTGGGCGGCGGCCAGGTCGTTAGCCAATTGCATCTGGGTGGTGGCACCCCGACCTTTCTCAATGACGCCGAGCTGCGCGAGTTGATGGTCATGTTGCGGCGCAGTTTCTCGCTCGCTCCGGGGGGTGAGTATTCCATCGAGATCGATCCGCGAACGGTGAATGCCTCGCGTCTGGCGACGTTGGCGGAACTCGGCTTCAACCGCCTGAGCTTCGGGGTTCAGGACTTTGATCCGGCGGTCCAGAAGGCCGTGCACCGTGTGCAGCCCGCCGAACAGGTGTTTGCGCTGGTGGAGGCCGCCCGGCAGCAGGGATTTGAGTCGGTCAATGTGGATCTGATCTACGGTTTGCCGCAACAAACGCCCGAGTCGTTCGACCGCACGCTGGCCCAGGTGGTCGAGCTGCGGCCGGATCGCATCGCGCTGTATGCCTATGCCCACCTGCCGGAGCGCTTCAAGCCGCAGCGTCGCATTGTCACGGCGGATTTGCCCGCGGGGGCCGCCAAGGTCGAAATGCTGTCTCGCTCAATTTCGGCCTTTTTGGATGCTGGTTATGTTTATGTAGGCATGGATCATTTTGCGCTGCCGAACGACGCCCTGGCGGTGGCCAAGCGCCAGGGGCGGCTGCACCGCAACTTCCAGGGCTACAGCACGCAGCCCGATTGCGACCTTATTGCGCTGGGCGTGTCTGCGATTGGCCGCATCGGGGCCACCTACAGCCAGAACGCCAAGACCCTGAACGAGTATTACGACCATCTGGATCAGGGGCGTTTGCCTATCGTACGGGGCCTGGCGCTGAACCGCGACGATCTGGTGCGCCGCGCGGTCATCATGGCACTGATGTGCCAGGGGGAGCTTCAGTTTGAGCCGATCGAGCTGGCGTTCCTGCTGGATTTCCGGCGCTACTTTGCCGCCGAGCTCGAAGCCCTGCGGGCGCTGGAGGAGCAGGGTTTGGTGGTGTTCGGCGACGCAGGTCTCCAGGTCACTGCCCGTGGCTGGTTTTTTGTGCGGGCCGTGGCCATGGTCTTTGACCGCTATTTGCAGGCGGACCGCAACCGCGCGCGGTATTCCAGAATCATCTGA
- the fnr gene encoding fumarate/nitrate reduction transcriptional regulator Fnr, producing the protein MKPQTIKVACSNCNLRELCMPLDLNAEELRRIDELVTTRRKVKRGATLFHNGEKFNSLYAIRTGFFKTCVAAEDGRDQVTGFQMAGEVVGLDGIVNDHHTCNAIALEDAEVCVMPFERIEELSREVNALQRHVHKIMSREIVREHGVMLLLGSMRAEERLAAFLLNLAQRLHARGFSPSELVLRMTREEIGSYLGLKLETVSRTFSKFAEDGIVEVRQRHIRILDAPALQHMAHPVACH; encoded by the coding sequence ATGAAGCCGCAAACCATCAAGGTCGCCTGCTCCAACTGCAACCTGCGGGAGTTGTGCATGCCCCTGGACCTGAATGCCGAAGAATTGCGCCGTATCGACGAGCTGGTGACCACGAGGCGCAAGGTCAAGCGCGGGGCCACATTGTTCCACAATGGTGAGAAGTTCAACTCGCTCTATGCCATTCGCACCGGTTTCTTCAAAACCTGTGTGGCGGCCGAGGACGGGCGCGATCAGGTCACGGGCTTCCAGATGGCCGGAGAAGTCGTTGGGCTCGACGGCATCGTCAACGATCATCACACCTGCAATGCCATCGCACTGGAGGATGCCGAAGTCTGCGTCATGCCATTCGAGCGGATCGAGGAGCTGTCGCGCGAAGTCAATGCCCTGCAGCGCCATGTCCACAAGATCATGAGCCGCGAGATCGTGCGCGAGCACGGGGTCATGCTGCTGCTGGGCAGCATGCGGGCCGAAGAGCGCCTGGCGGCATTTTTACTGAATCTGGCGCAGCGCCTGCATGCACGCGGCTTCTCGCCATCCGAGCTGGTACTGCGCATGACGCGCGAAGAAATTGGCAGCTACCTCGGCCTCAAGCTCGAAACGGTCAGCCGCACATTCTCGAAATTTGCGGAAGACGGCATCGTCGAGGTCAGGCAGCGCCATATCCGCATACTCGATGCGCCCGCCTTGCAACACATGGCCCATCCCGTGGCCTGCCACTAA
- a CDS encoding FixH family protein — MKDDCARRPWWKFGLLWMVIAGPALMVMVSFALAYLAVAFPDPVEDSYYHQRVETHRDRATLGAVPKAPVAAKP, encoded by the coding sequence ATGAAAGACGATTGCGCGCGGCGACCCTGGTGGAAATTTGGCCTTCTCTGGATGGTGATTGCGGGCCCTGCCTTGATGGTCATGGTCAGTTTCGCGTTGGCCTACCTTGCCGTCGCCTTCCCCGACCCGGTGGAAGACAGTTACTACCACCAAAGAGTCGAAACCCACCGCGACCGGGCTACGCTCGGGGCTGTGCCCAAGGCGCCCGTGGCGGCCAAACCCTGA